Proteins co-encoded in one Gossypium arboreum isolate Shixiya-1 chromosome 11, ASM2569848v2, whole genome shotgun sequence genomic window:
- the LOC108473064 gene encoding uncharacterized protein LOC108473064: protein MDVLERMKADLEKMREEKACMEACLIAVGIELEEKKRVLSEYKAMAEVADDLLGIVMEEGGDNVHIGEDLDEETMKELVEAAMREFTEALVEAQSRGISPAYGRNDGGYEGSFGGDDSEEAGGINGGHFE from the exons ATG GATGTACTTGAGCGTATGAAAGCTGATCTGGAAAAGATGAGAGAGGAGAAAGCATGCATGGAAGCATGTCTAATAGCTGTTGGAATCGAACTAGAAGAGAAGAAGAGAGTGCTTTCGGAGTATAAAGCCATGGCAGAAGTGGCTGATGATTTGCTGGGCATAGTCATGGAAGAAGGCGGTGATAACGTTCACATCGGCGAGGATCTTGACGAGGAAACAATGAAGGAATTAGTGGAGGCAGCTATGAGAGAATTCACTGAAGCGCTGGTGGAAGCTCAATCTCGGGGGATTAGCCCTGCATATGGCAGAAATGATGGAGGGTATGAGGGTAGTTTTGGCGGTGATGACTCCGAAGAAGCCGGTGGAATCAATGGTGGCCATTTTGAGTAG